AGAGAACCAGGCCTTCTGGTAGCTGTCCCGAATATTTGATTCTTAAGGGTATAGATGTATAGGGCTGATTGACCGGAACCCGGACTTCAACCGTTTGAGGCGTTATAATCGCGTTTTCAATGACCTTACCTTCAGCATCGTATGCTTGAAGTTTCACTTTTTTCTGTATGACGTCTTCCTTGGCATCTTTCACGCTCACACTGCCCTGGACCTTCGCTACAGCTTCGAGTTGCCCTTCGGGCAGAGTTACCTTAACCGGCGTCGAAGGTTCCATTACGGGCGTTCCAGCGCTGTATCCGGCGGATGGTTCCCCTTCGGGTACAATATTCACATTGAAGGATTTGGTGCCCAATTTTTCTACATTCACAGTAACCATAGAAGGCTCCATACTGACCACTTCTACCCCGGAAGGCAAATCAGGCACCAGCGGCAGTGTATTCGACCCATCTTTCACCTGACTCAGATCGACCAGTACCTTGTAATCGTCATTGGTAAAAATCGATGTTAGCATCGAGCGCTGCCCTTTGATCTCCAGCCGGACCTCATCTGTACTTAATGAAGTAAGCACATAGCTGTTGCTGTCTAATCCATAAGGTTGAACAGGCACTGTACGTTCCACAACCTTATTGGTTGTCCCTGTTGTAATCGTAGGGGTTGTTGGTACTTCATCCAGATGAATCATGAACCAGAGCAGTAGGCTTACCGCAAGCGCAAGTATTTTGGCAAAGTTATTATTGTTAAACCACTTATCCATTGTTACGTCCTCCCTTCCGTTTCCAGAAGGTTGTCCAACCATTCTTTTTCAGATTGGATGTAGGGCGCAACTCCTCATACAGTTTGGCAATCAGCGATTCTTCCTTAATATCACGAACGACCTGTCCATTCATTGCAAGTGACACTTGTCCTGTCTCCTCGGAGACAACCAAACAGATCGCATCTGCAACTTCGGTAATCCCGATTGCTGCACGATGACGTGTTCCCAATTCCTTACTGATAAACGGATTTTCTGATAATGGCAAATAACAAGCTGCCGCCGAAATCTGTTTTCCTTGTATAATGACGGCTCCATCATGGAGCGGTGTATTTGGAATAAAGATGTTAATCATCAGCTCCGAGCTGACCAGAGAGTGCATCTTAATGCCCGATTCCGTGTAATCGTTCAGACCCGTTTCACGTTCAAATACGACCAATGCGCCGATTTTACGCCGTGACAGGTAATTAACAGACTTAATAATCTCACCAATTAACACCGTTAATTCTTCATCACTCGCTGCCGCTGAACGTCCAAACAGCTTACCGCGTCCCAATTGCTCCAGACCACGACGCAGTTCCGGCTGAAAGATAATGAACACCGCAACGACACCAAACGTAAACATCTGGTTCATTAACCATTTGAGCGTATACAGGTTTAGCCACGTACTTAATGCCCAGATCAGCACAAGGAACAGAATTCCTTTCAGGAGCTGAACAGCACGTGTACCCCGCACAAGCAAAATCAGTTTGTACATAATATAGGTAACGATCAATATATCGATAACGTCCTTAATGGACTCTGTCCACGTTAAGTCAGCAAAATAATTCATAAGCCAGCCCCCGCTATCCCCATTGATGAGTAAACCCTGATCTCATATTAACCCATTAGGATTTTATATAATCCTTTGTCTCCGCATTTTT
The window above is part of the Paenibacillus sp. 1781tsa1 genome. Proteins encoded here:
- the cdaA gene encoding diadenylate cyclase CdaA translates to MNYFADLTWTESIKDVIDILIVTYIMYKLILLVRGTRAVQLLKGILFLVLIWALSTWLNLYTLKWLMNQMFTFGVVAVFIIFQPELRRGLEQLGRGKLFGRSAAASDEELTVLIGEIIKSVNYLSRRKIGALVVFERETGLNDYTESGIKMHSLVSSELMINIFIPNTPLHDGAVIIQGKQISAAACYLPLSENPFISKELGTRHRAAIGITEVADAICLVVSEETGQVSLAMNGQVVRDIKEESLIAKLYEELRPTSNLKKNGWTTFWKRKGGRNNG
- a CDS encoding YbbR-like domain-containing protein, yielding MDKWFNNNNFAKILALAVSLLLWFMIHLDEVPTTPTITTGTTNKVVERTVPVQPYGLDSNSYVLTSLSTDEVRLEIKGQRSMLTSIFTNDDYKVLVDLSQVKDGSNTLPLVPDLPSGVEVVSMEPSMVTVNVEKLGTKSFNVNIVPEGEPSAGYSAGTPVMEPSTPVKVTLPEGQLEAVAKVQGSVSVKDAKEDVIQKKVKLQAYDAEGKVIENAIITPQTVEVRVPVNQPYTSIPLRIKYSGQLPEGLVLSTVEPSVKEVSVYGSEDALAGIQSYDQVTLDLTQFDQSGTSTVNVDLTPPSGFEKIEPSSIQIKVTISPFDEAEETTKVFPNVPITLTGAGNGLEGTLVTPRSGGLNLTLTGSPSMLEGLSSEDIKLTGDLAGLAVGTHEIKLEADLPRFAKLDESSNALSATVKISEKAEDTTTTPSEDPTDEGTVAPDPTPAEVENGGTEPVPDEEETESNTDTQDQGQQGSTSSRGNLNNNNSGTGSKSGANP